One Watersipora subatra chromosome 4, tzWatSuba1.1, whole genome shotgun sequence genomic window carries:
- the LOC137393758 gene encoding RNA exonuclease 1 homolog isoform X2, producing MFPTSGYFKNIPCPYYSNGACERPYCHFKHQRPSSSSHKTPHIPSYSTVADHNVVGALYKGGSTHSAKAKGKSRSAHRSAALPMLQYQHEPFPTGPSIPVYKPTPIAELNRMHGTQKKKDLPTSSEAVISAQFQVIGQGDSSLPPATSAVSGDGDGPPGKYDEEANLVSHKVMNLAESSNNDCSLTSSEDKNIVSPKNSIQQSTEGVITNSDVQQSTEGVITNSDVQQSTESVIADSDVQQSSERSTIESSAQQPPSKSLTITINTKRKISKKERREFAALFGDASDDEVDRDDRDEDSENDVVEVPPIMKAETVINLLTDSGEEDSDWEEVIDQPTARLPIPRASVKSETKSTSRRDSRKESSRSAKSGAVAAPITVTSSSNTGQCKELFEMFEHDAEASDTSLSTNEVAMIDDEIETSRKRKARNGAKESSLNTPAKKKKLLTPQEGLHNRFEAIKQAAKQQGKQATEAVINREKRLRNPDYNSLPDATASRTYKGQSRIAHEPKSQKAKKSLERPRIPVNSKSKIGGSVRQLKLDQLINECLRWYTDEADAYDRAKTEEEAASARATSKIIYYNLISNIIKNIREELGDDHANKAQPTVSHEVVLAGKASSKFTVGLKRKASTKHLTRQDMLGDLLFKKLRSYVLSENQLVEQGYPRPAQGKAGHADIQWTHYDKIPEMKGLIRICKRCGRSFLLTEDNGYVSKEECVYHWGKNFRTKVHGQWENSFTCCDGKPGSEGCTMSYGHVHESNKFSDLGGYMKTFAKKSKDYCGVYSLDCEMV from the exons ATGTTTCCAACTTCAGGATACTTTAAAAATATCCCATGCCCGTACTACAGCAATGGTGCCTGTGAGAGACCATATTGCCATTTTAAACACCAGAGACCATCCTCATCAAGTCACAAGACTCCGCATATTCCTTCCTACTCGACTGTAGCTG ATCACAATGTTGTCGGTGCTCTATATAAAGGTGGTTCAACACATAGTGCTAAGGCTAAGGGGAAATCTCGCTCGGCACACAGATCCGCTGCCTTGCCAATGCTGCAATATCAACATGAGCCCTTTCCTACAGGACCCTCAATACCCGTGTATAAACCGACTCCAATTGCTGAGCTCAATAGAATGCATGGCACTCAGAAAAAAAAG GATTTACCAACATCCAGTGAAGCAGTGATTAGTGCTCAGTTTCAAGTGATCGGACAAGGTGACTCTAGCCTGCCTCCAGCTACTAGCGCTGTCAGTGGAGACGGTGATGGACCACCCGGGAAATATGATGAGGAAGCAAATTTGGTTAGTCATAAA GTGATGAACCTTGCTGAGTCATCAAATAATGACTGTTCTTTAACAAGTTCAGAGGATAAAAATATAGTTAGTCCAAAGAATAGCATTCAACAATCTACTGAAGGAGTTATTACAAACAGCGATGTTCAACAATCTACTGAAGGAGTTATTACAAACAGTGATGTTCAACAATCTACTGAGAGTGTCATTGCAGACAGTGATGTTCAACAATCTAGTGAAAGGTCGACAATCGAGAGTAGTGCTCAACAACCCCCTAGCAAATCCTTAACTATTACAATTAATACCAAACGGAAAATCTCCAAAAAAGAACGAAGAGAATTTGCTGCCTTGTTTGGTGATGCTTCCGACGATGAGGTGGACAGAGATGATAGAGATGAAGACTCTGAAAATGATGTGGTTGAGGTACCACCGATTATGAAAGCAGAGACGGTGATAAACTTGCTCACAGACAGCGGTGAGGAGGATTCTGATTGGGAGGAAGTAATTGACCAACCCACGGCTCGTCTGCCAATACCGAGAGCTAGCGTAAAGTCAGAAACTAAGTCGACGAGTCGGAGAGATAGCAGAAAAGAGTCTTCTAGGTCGGCAAAGAGTGGAGCAGTTGCTGCGCCTATTACTGTGACAAGCTCGTCTAACACCGGACAGTGCAAGGAACTCTTTGAGATGTTTGAGCATGATGCAGAGGCGAGTGACACATCTCTGAGTACAAATGAG GTTGCTATGATCGACGATGAGATAGAGACATCTAGAAAAAGAAAAGCACGCAATGGAGCTAAG GAGTCGTCTTTAAACACACCAGCCAAGAAAAAGAAACTGCTCACTCCGCAAGAGGGTCTTCATAATAGATTTGAAGCTATAAAACAAGCAGCTAAACAGCAAGGGAAG CAGGCGACGGAAGCAGTTATAAATAGAGAAAAGAGATTGCGGAATCCTGACTATAACTCTCTGCCAGACGCTACAGCATCTAGAACTTACAAAGGGCAGTCACGGATAGCTCATGAGCCCAAGTCGCAG AAAGCAAAAAAGTCATTGGAGAGACCGCGTATCCCTGTTAATAGCAAGAGTAAAATAGGCGGCAGTGTGAGGCAGTTGAAACTGGATCAGCTGATTAATGAGTGTCTCCGCTGGTACACAGATGAGGCAGATGCGTATGATAGG GCCAAAACAGAAGAGGAGGCTGCGTCTGCCAGGGCAaccagtaaaataatttattacaatttaatttcgaatattataaaaaatataagagAAGAACTCGGTGATGATCATGCAAACAAGGCTCAACCTACC GTGTCTCATGAGGTGGTGTTGGCTGGTAAAGCTTCTAGTAAGTTCACTGTCGGGTTGAAGCGAAAAGCATCTACTAAACACCTCACCAGACAAGACATGCTAG GtgatttattattcaaaaagcTGAGAAGTTATGTTCTCTCTGAAAATCAACTCGTAGAGCAAGGTTACCCAAGGCCTGCCCAAGGCAAAGCTGGTCACGCGGACATCCAATGGACTCATTACGATAAGATTCCAGAAATGAAAG GTCTCATCCGGATATGCAAACGCTGTGGTCGCAGTTTTTTGCTAACAGAAGACAATGGATATGTTAGTAAAGAGGAATGCGTATATCATTGGGGCAAGAACTTTCGAACAAAAG tTCATGGTCAATGGGAAAATAGCTTCACGTGCTGCGATGGAAAGCCAGGCTCGGAGGGGTGCACGATGAGCTATGGCCATGTACATGAATCGAATAAGTTCTCAGATCTAGGTGGTTATATGAAAACCTTTGCTAAAAAATCTAAAGACTACTGCGGAGTTTACTCTCTAGATTGTGAAATG